One part of the Parambassis ranga chromosome 8, fParRan2.1, whole genome shotgun sequence genome encodes these proteins:
- the samd9l gene encoding sterile alpha motif domain-containing protein 9-like has protein sequence MAEHLNQPLNNWTVSQVSTWLKSIGVKEKDIKKLSEEEIDGQILLELDVASLNTKICIKLGPALLIIKKRDELLNSQQKSKKKSPHSGSKTELEQKNNNNQESRENPPRHDLKEQNVSEKGPIVQKEKVVTSHEDCKPRPFDQDPDLVYTKHKVLPPECGAFNLITPCHEFKSLSVACTLDDTRLRVKFAREVFKFATGCMNTRSNGTIHFGVMDSKEDEGYVHGQIIGIPVKKKDLYVDALHSFDKSFPSNIEHIRSCVRPPRFIEVIDRESTEKKYVIEVDIVPSISIVNGHVYRVCLPNFKESTNKVEYEKDTILQRVGAKTEPVTDRDQSVFCLHVKDRDAQREEAEKSQDSAPNTYQDLGRKLTILMSGEKNQIEPNKWFILVTNKFKLDDLSDIDWLLNLNIFCVFDFDPDSKISGLCSRYLEHHAANMHSLQSYEMPSGTSIAEFTKKLHLFEQTSWIFCNGSTGFKGSEVPCDEMRWIQTKMTLLREAVSLVCKQILPKGIFQVVFLLTSPLEKPLLHTFNEFFTDMQGHEDILCICESEEDFQKWQSFAEGSCGPEIVKNGSVVGMKMSHINATLQQLQPITTHNIKHLTTFAKGKCCLKTQAKEQMYSLEILTTDHCDETSEEFIRAEKDNIERQFYHGGKVTWLNFWLAEHKHVEEIIERDAYIEACKLLDDLKLTTAQSPVNRINIYHHPGSGGSTVARHVLWKKRQELRCAVVKPSYSADIVAQHAAQLREHDEKDPQRCLPVLLLVEDLEQEYLDDLRNELEEAIRSKKICYEKPCFIVLSCRRSLKPKQKTKESPLENVSVTHKLSPQEKRQFDGKREELKERYEPEFILTFVLMSEEFKQEYIQDFVSTLLKDIDPDSVVTRLLLYVALLNTYVQNSYISQSHCEAFLGLTMYMEKLRRHSFESKLSDPAKLLFLHLKDDKTHIESIGIIHPRVAEECLKQLLGDKGSRGNLAKRLLGEKVLFEHRFGKDEYLGFLRALLIRRSKISRGDENDTLFSPLIEHVRKNESPDLAIELLKEGYLSFHKDAFFAQQIARLLYYCEKFEEAKQWAETAARTMPNNSYILDTKGQVYKKWFEAKVKALDNDNVPKTAKTTADAVETALKAIECFKHCQTVAATDPETENKSGFFAEVKVGFKLLELITSLEEFAIRGNPRSECCKYLLSDYIPEEVKDVWELFHDRLKQLHSTMDATLQWISEDLSYFQRDIDAHEETFESPEENIRNPLRFIAEAVSDYGKLFSDVSLKALKHCQINNLSPYKKRMLIYQLGGGNITSIFFKLTNQSKKDAVPDLETILSLYPSNPMTAKFQQNEIVNYIATHIALKCLLPQSPKTAALQHLQKLSGQFPADKKKCSSSALFLLTLLFWPEDHDKGHEREKKYEIVQSAVEFLKKDYWIKMKDIPQRKKRLYTHFFLGNGNGLDKFVHKSEFESVTKKLEVYERRLKWLHGEVWKMPQISQKLKSVSGWTEDGTVYLEGPQKKRFSVQPLYAPSVPDSNENITFYLGFTFRGPVACNITVNK, from the exons ATGG cTGAACACCTCAATCAACCCCTAAACAACTGGACTGTATCTCAAGTAAGCACCTGGCTAAAATCCATAGGAGTGAAGGAGAAGGACATTAAAAAGCTCTCTGAAGAAGAAATAGATGGACAGATCCTTCTTGAACTGGATGTTGCTTCTTTGAATACAAAGATATGCATTAAATTAGGGCCTGCTCTTttgattataaaaaaaagagatgaacTCTTAAACTCGCAGCAAAAAAGTAAGAAGAAAAGTCCTCATAGTGGCAGCAAGACAGAGTTGGAacagaagaataataataatcaagaaTCAAGGGAAAATCCTCCTAGacatgaccttaaagaacaaAATGTCTCAGAGAAGGGACCGATTGTTCAGAAAGAGAAAGTGGTCACCTCACACGAGGACTGTAAACCAAGGCCATTTGATCAAGACCCTGATCTGGTTTATACAAAGCACAAAGTCCTGCCACCTGAGTGTGGAGCTTTTAATCTGATAACTCCATGTCATGAGTTCAAGTCTCTTTCTGTAGCTTGCACATTGGATGACACAAGACTCAGAGTCAAGTTTGCCAGAGAGGTTTTTAAGTTTGCAACTGGATGTATGAATACCAGATCAAATGGCACAATACACTTTGGTGTGATGGACAGCAAGGAAGATGAAGGATATGTTCATGGTCAGATAATTGGCATCCCTGTAAAAAAGAAAGACCTTTATGTTGACGCTTTGCACTCATTTGACAAAAGCTTCCCTTCCAACATAGAGCATATACGTTCCTGTGTGAGACCACCAAGGTTCATTGAAGTTATAGATCGagaaagcacagaaaaaaagtatGTAATCGAGGTCGACATTGTGCCTTCAATAAGCATTGTCAATGGCCATGTGTACAGAGTTTGTCTGCCAAATTTCAAAGAGTCAACAAACAAAGTTGAATATGAGAAAGACACAATTCTGCAAAGAGTGGGTGCAAAAACAGAGCCAGTGACTGACAGAGACCAGTCTGTGTTCTGTCTGCATGTCAAAGATCGGGATGCTCAAAGGGAGGAAGCGGAGAAAAGTCAGGACAGCGCCCCAAACACCTACCAAGACCTTGGAAGGAAGCTCACAATCCTAATGTCAGGAGAAAAGAACCAAATAGAACCAAACAAATGGTTCATACTTGTCACAAACAAATTCAAACTTGATGACCTTTCCGACATTGACTGGCTGCTTAACCTGAACATTTTCTGCGTGTTTGACTTTGACCCAGACTCAAAGATATCTGGTCTGTGTAGTAGATACCTTGAACATCATGCAGCAAACATGCATTCTTTGCAGAGCTATGAAATGCCCAGTGGCACAAGTATCGCAGAATTTACAAAAAAGTTGCATCTCTTTGAGCAAACTAGCTGGATCTTCTGTAATGGCAGCACTGGCTTTAAAGGAAGTGAGGTCCCCTGTGATGAAATGAGATGGATCCAGACAAAGATGACTTTGCTACGGGAAGCTGTGTCATTGGTCTGTAAACAAATCTTGCCAAAAGGGATATTCCAGGTTGTTTTCCTTCTCACATCGCCACTTGAGAAACCACTCCTACACACTTTCAATGAGTTTTTCACTGACATGCAAGGCCATGAAGACATCTTGTGCATCTGTGAATCTGAGGAAGACTTTCAGAAGTGGCAAAGCTTTGCAGAGGGATCATGTGGACCAGAAATTGTGAAAAATGGTAGTGTTGTTGGGATGAAAATGAGTCACATAAACGCAACACTGCAGCAATTACAGCCCATTACTACACACAACATCAAACACTTAACCACATTTGCAAAAGGAAAATGTTGTCTTAAAACACAAGCAAAAGAACAGATGTATTCACTGGAAATTCTGACGACTGATCATTGTGATGAAACAAGTGAAGAGTTCATTCGTGCAGAGAAAGACAACATTGAACGTCAGTTCTACCATGGTGGGAAAGTGACCTGGCTGAATTTCTGGCTTGCAGAGCACAAACATGTTGAAGAGATAATTGAAAGGGATGCTTACATTGAGGCTTGTAAGCTTCTTGATGATTTGAAACTAACAACTGCACAGAGTCCTGTGAACAGAATCAACATTTACCACCATCCAGGAAGTGGAgggagcactgtggcaaggcaTGTTTTGTGGAAGAAAAGACAAGAGCTGAGATGTGCAGTTGTGAAGCCCTCATACTCAGCGGACATTGTTGCACAACATGCAGCCCAGCTCAGAGAGCATGATGAAAAAGATCCACAGAGGTGTCTTCCTGTGCTGCTCCTTGTCGAAGACTTAGAGCAAGAATACCTTGACGATCTTAGGAATGAACTGGAAGAAGCCATCCGCAGCAAGAAAATCTGTTATGAAAAACCCTGTTTCATTGTGTTGAGCTGTAGACGATCTCTTAAGCCTAAACAAAAAACTAAGGAGTCTCCATTAGAAAATGTGTCTGTCACTCACAAACTGTCTCCTCAAGAGAAAAGACAGTTTGATGGAAAACGAGAGGAGCTTAAGGAACGATATGAACCAGAGTTTATCCTGACATTTGTTTTGATGAGTGAGGAATTCAAACAGGAATATATACAAGATTTTGTGTCAACTTTGCTCAAAGACATTGATCCTGACTCTGTTGTTACTCGTCTTCTACTCTATGTGGCGCTGCTGAACACTTATGTTCAGAACTCGTACATATCTCAGTCCCACTGTGAAGCTTTCCTTGGTTTAACCATGTACATGGAAAAACTTCGCCGCCATAGCTTTGAAAGCAAGCTCAGTGATCCTGCTAAATTACTCTTCTTGCACCTCAAAGATGACAAGACACACATTGAATCAATCGGAATCATCCACCCACGTGTTGCAGAAGAATGTCTGAAACAACTTCTTGGGGACAAAGGAAGTCGGGGTAACTTGGCAAAGAGGTTGCTTGGTGAGAAAGTGCTGTTTGAGCACAGATTTGGAAAGGATGAATATTTAGGGTTTTTGAGAGCCCTTCTCATAAGACGATCCAAGATTAGCCGAGGGGATGAAAATGACACTTTGTTCTCTCCTCTGATTGAGCATGTGCGTAAAAATGAAAGCCCAGACCTGGCCATTGAGTTGCTCAAAGAAGGATATCTAAGTTTTCACAAAGATGCATTCTTTGCACAGCAGATTGCTCGACTTCTTTATTACTGTGAAAAGTTTGAGGAAGCAAAGCAGTGGGCAGAGACAGCAGCCAGAACAATGCCCAACAACTCATACATACTCGACACAAAAGGACAGGTGTACAAGAAATGGTTTGAAGCCAAAGTAAAGGCCTTGGACAATGACAATGTGCCAAAGACAGCCAAAACCACAGCAGATGCTGTAGAGACTGCACTGAAAGCCATAGAGtgttttaaacactgtcagacagTAGCTGCCACAGATcctgaaactgaaaacaaatcaGGTTTCTTTGCCGAAGTTAAGGTTGGATTCAAGCTGCTTGAACTGATCACTTCACTGGAAGAGTTTGCAATCAGAGGCAATCCCCGTTCAGAGTGCTGTAAGTACCTGTTATCAGATTACATTCCAGAAGAAGTAAAAGATGTCTGGGAACTTTTTCATGACCGTCTAAAACAACTTCACAGCACAATGGATGCCACATTGCAATGGATTTCAGAAGACCTCAGTTACTTTCAGAGAGACATTGATGCACATGAGGAGACCTTTGAAAGTCCTGAGGAAAATATCAGAAATCCACTGAGATTTATAGCAGAAGCAGTTTCAGATTATGGAAAGCTCTTCAGTGATGTTTCATTGAAAGCTCTTAAACATTGTCAAATAAACAACCTGAGTCCTTACAAAAAACGCATGCTAATCTATCAGCTCGGTGGGGGTAACATTACATCCATCTTCTTCAAGCTGACAAATCAGTCAAAAAAGGATGCAGTACCAGATCTGGAAACCATCCTCTCCCTCTACCCCAGCAACCCAATGACAGCCAAATTTCAGCAAAATGAGATAGTTAACTACATAGCTACCCACATTGCTCTGAAGTGCCTGTTACCACAGTCCCcaaagacagcagctctgcaacATCTACAGAAACTCAGTGGTCAGTTCCccgctgacaaaaaaaaatgttcttcaaGTGCTCTGTTCTTGCTTACCTTGCTATTTTGGCCAGAGGACCATGACAAAGgacatgagagagagaaaaaatatgaaattgTGCAGTCAGCTGTTGAGTTCCTGAAAAAGGACTACTGGATCAAGATGAAGGATATTCCTCAGCGGAAGAAACGGCTGTACACCCATTTCTTTCTGGGCAATGGCAACGGATTGGACAAATTTGTTCACAAGAGCGAGTTTGAAAGTGTCACAAAGAAGCTTGAAGTATATGAGAGACGCTTAAAGTGGCTCCATGGTGAGGTATGGAAAATGCCACAGATTTCCCAGAAGTTAAAAAGTGTTTCTGGGTGGACTGAAGATGGAACAGTGTATCTTGAAGGTCCTCAGAAAAAGAGGTTCAGTGTCCAGCCTCTTTACGCACCTTCAGTGCCTGACAGTAATGAAAACATCACCTTCTACCTGGGCTTTACATTTAGAGGCCCGGTTGCTTGCAACATCACGGTGAATAAGTAG